From the Paenibacillus sp. MMS20-IR301 genome, the window AATGATCTTAAGTCCTTTGTCTACCAGCTCCTGGGCTTCATCTGCCGAGAACCACTGCGGACGCGGGTGTTTGGACGATACAATCAGGTTGATCTTCTGACGGTCATTCAGAATAGTGTCGAAGACAGCCAGTAAGGAGTTGGCATCCGATGGCAGATACTCACGGATGAATTCCGGTTTCTTATCCGCCAGGTGACCGAGCAGACCCGGATCCTGGTGAGTATAACCGTTATGGTCCTGCTGGAACACGGTCGATGTAGCAATAACATTTAATGAAGGAATATCTGCACGCCAAGTCTGATCCGTAGCCTTGCGCAGCCATTTGAAGTGCTGGGTAATCATGGAATCCACAACACGCAGGAAAGCTTCATAGCTGGCAAAGAACCCATGGCGGCCGGTCAATACATAACCTTCCAGAATCCCTTCCGCCTGATGCTCGGACAGCTGGGAATCAATTACGCGGCCATAAGGAGCGAGGAATTCATCCTGCGGCTCCTGGATGGAGTCCATCCATTGACGTTTGGTCACTTCAAACACAGGTCCCAGACGGTTCGACATCGTTTCATCCGGTCCGAAGATGCGGAAGTTACGGTTCTCTTCGTTAAGGGTAACAACCTCTTTCAGGTATTTGCCGAGAACAGCCATATCCTGCGCAATTACTTGACCCGGTACGGAATTATCCAGCGCGTAGTTACGGAAGTTCGGCTTATGGAGATCCTTAATCAGGTTACCGGCGTTCGTTACAGGATTCATCCCCATACGTCTGTCACCTGTAGGCAGGATTTCAGCAAGGTCAGCGTTCAGCCGGCCATTCTCATCGAACAGCTCTTCAGGTCTGTAGCTGTTCAGCCACTCCAGCAGAGCTGGTGCGTGCTTCATGTTCTTCTGGTCTACCGGAATCGGCACCTGATGGGCACGGAAGGAGCCTTCATTCGGAACGCCGTCCCATGCCTTCGGACCGGTCCAGCCTTTAGGAGTACGGAAGACGAGCATCGGCCAGGCAGGACGTGTAGTATCATTATTGTCACGGGCATTCTTCTGGATCGCTGCAATTCTCTCAACAATTGTGTCCAGAACCTTCGCCATTTCCGGGTGCATCAGATCAGGGTTCTCACCTTCCACGAAGAACGCTTCCCAGCCGTTTCCTGCAAAATAAGCCGTCAGCTCTTCCCGCGACATCCGGGACAGAATGGTTGGGTTGCTGATTTTGAAGCCGTTCAGATGCAGAATCGGCAGCACCGCGCCATCTGTAATCGGGTTAATGAACCGGTTCGAGAACCAGGAAGCTGCCAGCGGGCCTGTTTCGGCTTCACCGTCACCTACAACAACTGCCGAGATCAGGTTCGGGTTATCCAGAACTGCTCCCACACTGTGCGACAGAGAGTAGCCCAGCTCGCCGCCTTCATGAATCGATCCCGGAGTTTCAGGAGCAGCATGGGAGGCTACACCGCCTGGGAAGGAGAACTGCTTGAATAATTTTTTGAGGCCGGGGATGTCTTGGGTGATTTCCGGATAGATTTCGGTATAGCTTCCGTCCAGGTAAGAGTTCGACACCATAACCTGACCGCCATGGCCCGGTCCTTCGATATAGAACATATCCAAGTCATATTTAGTAATTACGCGGTTGAGATGCGCATAGATAAAGTTCTGCCCTGGAATCGTGCCCCAGTGTCCGATCGGCTTCACTTTTACATCTGCATCCTTCAAAGGTTCTCTTAACAACGGGTTACCCTTCAAATACAGCTGACCCACGGAGATATAGTTGGTTGCACGCCAGTAAGCGTCAAGCTTTGCCAAATAAGTTTTAGAAGAATAATCCACCTGCGCGATTGATAATCCCATTTCTTCCACTCCTAATCTTTGTCTATGTTTTTTGAATGTATCATTTCTACAATTACATCATACATCTGCTTTTCAGAAATTCAATCATTTTAACAATTGATACGGTCCAATATTGTGAATTTTTGAACAAAGTATGAAATACAGCGGAAATGCATTGTCAAAACCCAATAAATTTGATAAACCTGTACATGTACGACAAAAAGACCGGAGCAGATCCCCCGGCTTTTCGTTATTCTGCTATTTATTTCGATGACCGGTTAATGAACCGATACGAAGGTATTGAACTTCATGTATTTGTAGTGGAACCGCATATGCGAGAATTCAAACGGCGTGCCGTTATCCAGGAAGAAGATCCCTTCCATAATGCCGACAGGCTCATTCTCCTGCAAATGCAGCAGCTCGTGATCACCGCTTTGCGAAGGCTCCGCAAATACAGACAAAAATGACTTGGTTACCGCCAGATTGCGCGACTCCTCCAGGTAATGAAAGATCGAGCCTTCGATAATCGCCGTGTCGAGATTCTGTACGATTTTAATTGGAATGTAACCGGTTTCAATCATGAAGGGTTCATCATCGAACAAACGCAGGCGGACGATCTTATACACAAAATCATGCGGCTGCAGGAATAAATCCCGCTGAAGCTCTTCCGTAGGCCGGATCACCTCGAACTCGAGCACCTTAATAGCAGGCTTCTTGCCGTGCATCTGAAAGTTGTCGGAGACCCCCAGATTAGAGCCTTCGTAACTGAAGATCGAATCATTTTTTATATACAGCGGATTGATAAATGTTCCGGAACCGCGCTTCTTGAACACAATTCCATGACTCTCCATCTTAGTCAGCGCCCGCTTAATGGTACTGCGGCTAACCTGATAGGCCTCACTGAGGCTGCGCTCATCCGGCAATCTCATGTCAGCAAACTTCCCCGCAAAGATTTTCATCTTAAGGTCATCAATGATTTGCTTGTATACGAACTGTGTCATGTGGTACTCCTTCGCCCAGAGAACAATAAACTTCAATCTTTAATATATCATAATAAAATGATTAAAAGAACCTTCAGCGCCGCGATCCTTGCGGGTTTGTAGGTTCTTTTGGAACTTCAAGACATTTCCCTCGCGGGAATATACATACTCTGTACCTCCTGCACGCCAGGCATAAATCCCAAATTATAATACACAGCTTCCGCATCATTACCTTCCATGACATACAATCTGAGCAGCGGATATTGGCCATGTAAAATCGTCAGTGCCCGCTGCAGCATACGCGTAGCCAGCCCTCTGCCCCGGTAGTCCGGAAGCACACCGATACTATACACTGCGGCTGCCTCATCCTGCAGACACAGCCGGCAGTTGGCAATCAGTTTGCCTGTCTCTTGATCGAACACCAGCGTAGAAGCCCGGGTCAAACTTTCATTTGAATAATTGGGATCTTCACCCGGGATAAAATCCTCTAATGCAGACTTTTTCCGCCTGACTGCTTCGAATCCGCCGCTAAAGCTGCCGAAATCACATTCCGCAATCTGTGCTTCTCTTACAAACCGTTTGCCTCCTGACTCATCCATCTGCACCCGTGGGCTCTCAATCCGCAGATCATCTTCCCAGTTCACGGTGAAAACTTCGGTCGGCCGCTGCATCCAGCGGCATCTGAACTCATCCGGCCAGAAGCCTGCCCGCGAGTATATGGATACCTGATCGGGAAGTACTTCATAGGTTCGGATCAGCTCCTTCCGGTCGGTCCAATGGATCAGCAGCTTCTTCAGCTGCTGCAATATCCCGAAGGAGTCGCTGAATGGAGGAATCGCAAATAGATGATAGATCACTCCCGGCGCCATCCGTACTCCGCCGATCTTACGCTCCCCGCTGTAAATCCAGAACGCATTCCTGCGCGGGTCTGCGAATCCGGCTTCCCTGAAAAATCCGGAATACGGCATATTATAATAAACCGAACAGTACACTCCCCATGTCTCCGGCTCCGCTCTGCGAATCGACCAATCCCCAGATAAACTGTAACTCATCGTATCTTCTGACCAATCGCTCAATAGCATTGTTCATTCCTCCTTCTGCATTTCACTTCCAAATCATCGGTCTCCTTAATCATAACAATGCGGTTTACCCGTTCATATATAACAAACAACTATAAAAAGTATTATATTGTTTGATTTTCACACTAAAAATTAGGGTTTCTAGGTGGGCTAGAGCTGTCTTATAATAGAATGGGGCGGGAATCTTTAGCCGTTTGTGAACGCGCGTTTATAACCCTGCCTATCATCCACTTTACAGGAGGAATGGTTATGCAGTACGGTCATTTTGACGAAAAGAACAAAGAGTACCTAATTATGAAACCGAATACACCCGCCCCCTGGGCCAACTACCTGGGCTCACCGGAATATGGTGCGATTATCTCAGGAAATGCCGGAGGCTACAGCTTTGTGAAGTCCGGGGCCAACGGACGGCATCTCCGCTACCACTTCAATTCCAACGACGAGCCGGGACGCTACATCTATGTGAGGGACTTAGAGAACGGAGATTACTGGTCCGGCTCCTGGCAGCCTGTAGGCAAAGATCTGGAGAAGTACCAATCGGTATGCCATCATGGAACCGGATACACGAACATTGTTGCGGACTACGATAACATTCATACAGAGTCTTTATATTATGTACCGCTGAACAAAACCTACGAGGTATGGCGGATGAAGGTCCGCAACGACGGTACTCAGCCGCGGAAGCTGGCGCTCTTCGGGTTTGCCGAATTGACCAACGATAATAACTATGAGCAGGATACCGTCAACCTTCAGTACACCCTGTTCATCTCGCGGACTTACTACAAGAATAATAAGATTCTTCAAGTCATCAATGAAAATATTACCGAAGAGCAAAGCTGGAGATTCTTCGGCGCGGCCGGCGCAGAGGTTGCCGGTTATGACGGTGACCGGGATACGTTCCTTGGTGACTACCGCAGCTACGGAAATCCGGCCTCAGTAGAGAACGGCCAGTGTTCGAATTCGCTGAACTATAATACTAACGCCTGCGGCGCCCTGCAGATCAATGTAGAGCTGCAGCCGGGTGAAGAGAAGGAAGTCGCCTTCCTATTGGGTCAATATGATGAACAGGGTGCATCCGAAATTCTTAAACACTACAAGGATCTGTCCGTTGTTGAACAGGAGCTCGCTGAATTGAAGGAGTTCTGGCACAGCAAGCTTAACCGCTTCCAGGTCCAGACCCCAAGCAACAATCTCAACAATATGATCAACACCTGGAATGCATATCAGTGCTTCATTACCTTCATCTGGTCCCGTGCCGCCTCCTTCCAGTACTCCGGTCTGCGCAACGGCCTCGGTTACCGGGATACAGTGCAGGATATTCAAGGCATTATCCACCTGGATCATGAGATGGCCCTTGAACGTCTGAGATTAATGATATCAGCACAGGTCTCTAATGGGGGCGGTCTGCCACTCGTGAAATTCGACCACAATCCGGGGCATGAAGGTACACCTGACGATCCTGAATATGTACGGGAAACCGGTCATCCGCATTACCGTGCCGATGACGCCCTTTGGCTGTTCCCGACGGTTATTAAATACTTAAATGAAAGCGGTAACTGGGATTTCACAGATGAAATGGTGCCATATTCCGATAAAGGTGAAGACACAGTATACGGCCATCTGCGCCAGGCTCTGCAGTTCAGCCTGGACCGCATGGGTGCACACGGTATGCCGGTCGGGCTGCATGCCGACTGGAACGACTGTCTGCGCCTTGGCGCCAAAGGCGAATCGCTGTTTGTCGCCTTCCAGCTGTACATGGGCTTCAAGGTATTTATGGAGATTGCCCGGAATAAGAACAAGCCAGCGGATGTAGAATGGGCACAGGGCCTGCTCGATGAGCTGGACGGCAATATTCAGAAGTATGCCTGGGAGAAGGATCAGTTCGTCCGCGGATTCACTGAAGACAACTACACGATCGGCTCCTGGGAGAACGATGAAGGCAAGATTTGGCTGAATCCGCAGAGCTGGGCTGTGTTAAGCGGCGCTGCCTCACCGGAGCAGGCGAAGCTCTCGATGGATAAGGTATACGAGAATCTGCGGACCGATTACGGCACGATGATTTTCTATCCGCCGTTCCGCAAATACGGATTGCCTGTAGCGCTTATGGCCCTGTTCAACGCCTCAACCAAGGAGAACGGCGGAATCTTCAGCCAGCCGCAGGGATGGCTCATTCTGGCCGAGACGATGATCGGCAACGGCGGACGCGCCTTCGAGTATTTCCTGAACTGCAGTCCGGCCAGCATGAACGACAAGGCTGAGGTCCGTAAGCTGGAGCCTTACGTGCACGGGCAGTTCGTTGAGTCTAAGGACAGCCCGTATCAGGGCCGGGCCCATGTGCACTGGCTCACCGGTACCGCCTCAACCGTGATGGTCTCCCTGGTAGAGGGCATCATGGGGGTTCAGCCGCAGAAGGATGGCCTCCGCCTGAATCCATGCGTTCCTTCGGACTGGACAGACTTCTCCATGGTGCGGGAATTCCGCGGGAAGAAGCTGAACATCCGGGTGGAGAACAAGAACGGTGTGGAGAAAGGCGTGTCCCGTATCGT encodes:
- a CDS encoding GNAT family N-acetyltransferase, translating into MLLSDWSEDTMSYSLSGDWSIRRAEPETWGVYCSVYYNMPYSGFFREAGFADPRRNAFWIYSGERKIGGVRMAPGVIYHLFAIPPFSDSFGILQQLKKLLIHWTDRKELIRTYEVLPDQVSIYSRAGFWPDEFRCRWMQRPTEVFTVNWEDDLRIESPRVQMDESGGKRFVREAQIAECDFGSFSGGFEAVRRKKSALEDFIPGEDPNYSNESLTRASTLVFDQETGKLIANCRLCLQDEAAAVYSIGVLPDYRGRGLATRMLQRALTILHGQYPLLRLYVMEGNDAEAVYYNLGFMPGVQEVQSMYIPAREMS
- a CDS encoding phosphoketolase family protein gives rise to the protein MGLSIAQVDYSSKTYLAKLDAYWRATNYISVGQLYLKGNPLLREPLKDADVKVKPIGHWGTIPGQNFIYAHLNRVITKYDLDMFYIEGPGHGGQVMVSNSYLDGSYTEIYPEITQDIPGLKKLFKQFSFPGGVASHAAPETPGSIHEGGELGYSLSHSVGAVLDNPNLISAVVVGDGEAETGPLAASWFSNRFINPITDGAVLPILHLNGFKISNPTILSRMSREELTAYFAGNGWEAFFVEGENPDLMHPEMAKVLDTIVERIAAIQKNARDNNDTTRPAWPMLVFRTPKGWTGPKAWDGVPNEGSFRAHQVPIPVDQKNMKHAPALLEWLNSYRPEELFDENGRLNADLAEILPTGDRRMGMNPVTNAGNLIKDLHKPNFRNYALDNSVPGQVIAQDMAVLGKYLKEVVTLNEENRNFRIFGPDETMSNRLGPVFEVTKRQWMDSIQEPQDEFLAPYGRVIDSQLSEHQAEGILEGYVLTGRHGFFASYEAFLRVVDSMITQHFKWLRKATDQTWRADIPSLNVIATSTVFQQDHNGYTHQDPGLLGHLADKKPEFIREYLPSDANSLLAVFDTILNDRQKINLIVSSKHPRPQWFSADEAQELVDKGLKIIDWASTDKGGEPDVVIASSGTEPTMESLAAISILHEKLPELKIRYINVVDLLKLRSQKLDPRGLSDEEFDQFFTKDKPVIFAFHGYEGLIKDLFFDRHNHNLHVHGYRENGDITTPFDMRVLNQMDRFDLAKEAVLSLPDAGKHQAIADEMDAIVQKHHRFIREEGIDLPEVENWVWKALN
- a CDS encoding GntR family transcriptional regulator; its protein translation is MTQFVYKQIIDDLKMKIFAGKFADMRLPDERSLSEAYQVSRSTIKRALTKMESHGIVFKKRGSGTFINPLYIKNDSIFSYEGSNLGVSDNFQMHGKKPAIKVLEFEVIRPTEELQRDLFLQPHDFVYKIVRLRLFDDEPFMIETGYIPIKIVQNLDTAIIEGSIFHYLEESRNLAVTKSFLSVFAEPSQSGDHELLHLQENEPVGIMEGIFFLDNGTPFEFSHMRFHYKYMKFNTFVSVH
- a CDS encoding GH36-type glycosyl hydrolase domain-containing protein; the protein is MKPNTPAPWANYLGSPEYGAIISGNAGGYSFVKSGANGRHLRYHFNSNDEPGRYIYVRDLENGDYWSGSWQPVGKDLEKYQSVCHHGTGYTNIVADYDNIHTESLYYVPLNKTYEVWRMKVRNDGTQPRKLALFGFAELTNDNNYEQDTVNLQYTLFISRTYYKNNKILQVINENITEEQSWRFFGAAGAEVAGYDGDRDTFLGDYRSYGNPASVENGQCSNSLNYNTNACGALQINVELQPGEEKEVAFLLGQYDEQGASEILKHYKDLSVVEQELAELKEFWHSKLNRFQVQTPSNNLNNMINTWNAYQCFITFIWSRAASFQYSGLRNGLGYRDTVQDIQGIIHLDHEMALERLRLMISAQVSNGGGLPLVKFDHNPGHEGTPDDPEYVRETGHPHYRADDALWLFPTVIKYLNESGNWDFTDEMVPYSDKGEDTVYGHLRQALQFSLDRMGAHGMPVGLHADWNDCLRLGAKGESLFVAFQLYMGFKVFMEIARNKNKPADVEWAQGLLDELDGNIQKYAWEKDQFVRGFTEDNYTIGSWENDEGKIWLNPQSWAVLSGAASPEQAKLSMDKVYENLRTDYGTMIFYPPFRKYGLPVALMALFNASTKENGGIFSQPQGWLILAETMIGNGGRAFEYFLNCSPASMNDKAEVRKLEPYVHGQFVESKDSPYQGRAHVHWLTGTASTVMVSLVEGIMGVQPQKDGLRLNPCVPSDWTDFSMVREFRGKKLNIRVENKNGVEKGVSRIVINGEEIQGDLIPVSAMTEENEVLVVMG